From the genome of Gorilla gorilla gorilla isolate KB3781 chromosome 4, NHGRI_mGorGor1-v2.1_pri, whole genome shotgun sequence, one region includes:
- the LOC101128230 gene encoding putative uncharacterized protein FLJ35723, producing MPSSVPKTSVESLGSPSSLSSSQASEPLCPLKHPSHRPPASTLSPNPTTSTESLGYLSSLSSSKPPEPLHPHPLECPSHKPRGRSPPRRRNPGWVSWSGSTQADSKTDAIICPMCKAPERSCPHTWWVPSSPRVIRGVGRCSDPDLGLSWRQEAARAWCHCTSSQFPFEHPNLPTHLPKASF from the coding sequence ATGCCGTCATCAGTCCCGAAGACCTCCGTAGAGTCCCTTGGGTCTCCATCATCCCTGAGCTCCTCCCAGGCATCAGAGCCTCTGTGTCCCCTGAAGCACCCTTCACACCGGCCACCTGCGAGCACCCTATCACCAAACCCGACCACCTCCACAGAATCCTTGGGGTATCTGTCATCCCTCAGCTCCTCCAAGCCACCAGAGCCTTTGCATCCCCATCCCCTGGAATGTCCTTCACACAAGCCACGTGGGCGTTCCCCTCCCCGACGACGGAATCCTGGCTGGGTGTCCTGGTCCGGCTCCACGCAGGCTGATTCCAAAACTGACGCCATAATATGCCCAATGTGCAAGGCCCCTGAGCGCTCCTGTCCACACACCTGGTGGGTGCCTTCTAGCCCTCGAGTGATCCGAGGTGTTGGTCGCTGCAGTGATCCCGACCTGGGCCTCTCCTGGAGGCAGGAGGCTGCTAGAGCCTGGTGCCACTGCACCTCCTCACAGTTCCCATTCGAGCACCCTAATCTTCCCACCCACCTACCAAAGGCTTCCTTCTAG
- the LOC115930108 gene encoding uncharacterized protein C5orf60 isoform X1 — MPRAKLPEDSSAVDMDILFPLDSVIETELCPSPIPQIIHFVLFVVFSLVILIILRPYIPREPSSVPPREEDSENDQAEVGEWLRIGNKSITLKDYRILLKELENLEIYTFLSKKCLKKLSREGSSHHLPRQVCPGPVYKRAPARNHRPRGGRGKASPTSFHVSPRAPPAPLASMPSSVPKTSVESLGYLSSLSSSKPREPLCPLKHPSHRPPASTLSPNPTTSTESLGYLSSLSSSQSPEPLRPLKHLSHKPRGRSPPRRRNPGWVSWSDSMQADSETDAIICPMCKAPERSCPHTWWVPSSPRVIRGVGRCSDPDLGLSWRQEAARAWCHYTSSQFPFEHPNLPTHLPKASF, encoded by the exons ATGCCCAGGGCTAAGTTGCCTGAGGACAGCAGTGCAGTTGACATGGATATTCTCTTTCCTCTGGACAGTGTTATTGAGACAGAGCTGTGCCCCAGCCCCATTCCCCAGATCATCCATTTCGTCCTCTTCGTTGTGTTCAGCCTGGTGATCCTGATCATCTTACGCCCCTACATTCCCAGGGAGCCGTCCTCAGTGCCTCCCAGAGAGGAGGACAGCGAGAAT GATCAAGCTGAAGTGGGGGAATGGCTCAGGATCGGAAATAAATCTATCACTTTGAAAG ATTATAGAATTCTATTGAAAGAACTGGAGAACCTCGAGATTTACACTTTCCTGTCGAAAAA GTGCCTGAAGAAGCTCTCTAGGGAGGGCAGCTCCCATCACCTTCCACGCCAAGTCTGCCCAGGGCCAGTGTACAAACGAGCACCTGCTAGGAACCACCGGCCACGTGGGGGGCGTGGGAAAGCTTCTCCCACCAGCTTCCATGTGTCCCCACGGGCTCCCCCGGCTCCTCTGGCCTCCATGCCGTCATCAGTCCCAAAGACCTCTGTAGAGTCCTTGGGGTATCTGTCATCCTTGAGCTCCTCCAAGCCACGAGAGCCTCTGTGTCCCCTGAAGCACCCTTCACACCGGCCACCTGCGAGCACCCTATCACCAAACCCGACCACCTCCACAGAATCCTTGGGGTATCTGTCATCCCTCAGCTCCTCCCAGTCACCAGAGCCTTTACGTCCCCTGAAGCACCTTTCACACAAGCCACGTGGGCGTTCCCCTCCCCGACGACGGAATCCTGGCTGGGTGTCCTGGTCCGACTCCATGCAGGCTGATTCTGAAACTGACGCCATAATATGCCCAATGTGCAAGGCCCCTGAGCGCTCCTGTCCACACACCTGGTGGGTGCCTTCTAGCCCTCGAGTGATCCGAGGCGTTGGTCGCTGCAGTGATCCCGACCTGGGCCTCTCCTGGAGGCAGGAGGCTGCTAGAGCCTGGTGCCACTACACCTCCTCACAGTTCCCATTCGAGCACCCTAATCTTCCCACCCACCTACCAAAGGCTTCCTTCTAG
- the LOC115930108 gene encoding uncharacterized protein C5orf60 isoform X2: MPRAKLPEDSSAVDMDILFPLDSVIETELCPSPIPQIIHFVLFVVFSLVILIILRPYIPREPSSVPPREEDSENDQAEVGEWLRIGNKSITLKDYRILLKELENLEIYTFLSKKCLKKLSREGSSHHLPRQVCPGPVYKRAPARNHRPRGGRGKASPTSFHVSPRAPPAPLASMPSSVPKTSVESLGYLSSLSSSKPREPLCPLKHPSHRPPASTLSPNPTTSTESLGCSLTLLLRLECSGTILAHHKLRLPDSSHSPASASRVAGITGWCHRTQLIFVILVERRCHHVSQACLELLTLRYLPTSASQSAGIIGLSHHARMNHKL; the protein is encoded by the exons ATGCCCAGGGCTAAGTTGCCTGAGGACAGCAGTGCAGTTGACATGGATATTCTCTTTCCTCTGGACAGTGTTATTGAGACAGAGCTGTGCCCCAGCCCCATTCCCCAGATCATCCATTTCGTCCTCTTCGTTGTGTTCAGCCTGGTGATCCTGATCATCTTACGCCCCTACATTCCCAGGGAGCCGTCCTCAGTGCCTCCCAGAGAGGAGGACAGCGAGAAT GATCAAGCTGAAGTGGGGGAATGGCTCAGGATCGGAAATAAATCTATCACTTTGAAAG ATTATAGAATTCTATTGAAAGAACTGGAGAACCTCGAGATTTACACTTTCCTGTCGAAAAA GTGCCTGAAGAAGCTCTCTAGGGAGGGCAGCTCCCATCACCTTCCACGCCAAGTCTGCCCAGGGCCAGTGTACAAACGAGCACCTGCTAGGAACCACCGGCCACGTGGGGGGCGTGGGAAAGCTTCTCCCACCAGCTTCCATGTGTCCCCACGGGCTCCCCCGGCTCCTCTGGCCTCCATGCCGTCATCAGTCCCAAAGACCTCTGTAGAGTCCTTGGGGTATCTGTCATCCTTGAGCTCCTCCAAGCCACGAGAGCCTCTGTGTCCCCTGAAGCACCCTTCACACCGGCCACCTGCGAGCACCCTATCACCAAACCCGACCACCTCCACAGAATCCTTGGG atgtagtctcactctgttgctcaggctggagtgcagtggcaccatcttggctcaccacaaactccgcctcccagattcaagccattctcctgcctcagcctcccgagtagctgggattacaggctggtgccaccgcacccagctaatttttgtaattttagtcgAGAGAaggtgtcaccatgttagccaggcttgtcttgaactcctgaccttgagatatctgcccacctcagcctctcaaagtgctgggattataggcttgagccaccatgcccggatgaATCACAAATTGTAA
- the LOC115930108 gene encoding uncharacterized protein C5orf60 isoform X3, which yields MPRAKLPEDSSAVDMDILFPLDSVIETELCPSPIPQIIHFVLFVVFSLVILIILRPYIPREPSSVPPREEDSENDQAEVGEWLRIGNKSITLKDYRILLKELENLEIYTFLSKKCLKKLSREGSSHHLPRQVCPGPVYKRAPARNHRPRGGRGKASPTSFHVSPRAPPAPLASMPSSVPKTSVESLGYLSSLSSSKPREPLCPLKHPSHRPPASTLSPNPTTSTESLGYLSSLSSSQSPEPLRPLKHLSHKPRGRSPPRRRNPGWVSWSDSMQADSETDAIICPMCKAPERSCPHT from the exons ATGCCCAGGGCTAAGTTGCCTGAGGACAGCAGTGCAGTTGACATGGATATTCTCTTTCCTCTGGACAGTGTTATTGAGACAGAGCTGTGCCCCAGCCCCATTCCCCAGATCATCCATTTCGTCCTCTTCGTTGTGTTCAGCCTGGTGATCCTGATCATCTTACGCCCCTACATTCCCAGGGAGCCGTCCTCAGTGCCTCCCAGAGAGGAGGACAGCGAGAAT GATCAAGCTGAAGTGGGGGAATGGCTCAGGATCGGAAATAAATCTATCACTTTGAAAG ATTATAGAATTCTATTGAAAGAACTGGAGAACCTCGAGATTTACACTTTCCTGTCGAAAAA GTGCCTGAAGAAGCTCTCTAGGGAGGGCAGCTCCCATCACCTTCCACGCCAAGTCTGCCCAGGGCCAGTGTACAAACGAGCACCTGCTAGGAACCACCGGCCACGTGGGGGGCGTGGGAAAGCTTCTCCCACCAGCTTCCATGTGTCCCCACGGGCTCCCCCGGCTCCTCTGGCCTCCATGCCGTCATCAGTCCCAAAGACCTCTGTAGAGTCCTTGGGGTATCTGTCATCCTTGAGCTCCTCCAAGCCACGAGAGCCTCTGTGTCCCCTGAAGCACCCTTCACACCGGCCACCTGCGAGCACCCTATCACCAAACCCGACCACCTCCACAGAATCCTTGGGGTATCTGTCATCCCTCAGCTCCTCCCAGTCACCAGAGCCTTTACGTCCCCTGAAGCACCTTTCACACAAGCCACGTGGGCGTTCCCCTCCCCGACGACGGAATCCTGGCTGGGTGTCCTGGTCCGACTCCATGCAGGCTGATTCTGAAACTGACGCCATAATATGCCCAATGTGCAAGGCCCCTGAGCGCTCCTGTCCACACACCTG a